The following are encoded together in the Bacillus sp. NP157 genome:
- a CDS encoding homoserine O-succinyltransferase, producing MPAEPLTVISLPEQAVATAPRGAADLTEQRGTRRVSFLPKYGSEPVAVDVRYLWCGAPHAPTVAVQGGISATRDVCAGRDRQGWWQELVGPGSAVDLEHCRVLSIDWLVPDDVEGIDSISSEDQAAALAALVDELGIGRLHAFVGSSYGAMTGLAFAANHPDKVGALVLLAGAHRPHPLSTAQRSVQRGIVRLGIESGRTDEALALARQLAMTTYRGSEEFSRRFAAGPELRDGRFYFPVEDYLEHAGRRFVERFDPLRFLALSESIDLHDIAPERVHAPTTLVGFPSDRLVPLSDLCELQRRIGGTATLEVVDSPYGHDAFLKETVQLAPVLRHALNDCRGDR from the coding sequence ATGCCCGCAGAGCCCCTCACCGTGATCTCCCTCCCCGAACAGGCCGTGGCCACCGCGCCGCGTGGCGCCGCCGATCTCACCGAGCAGCGTGGTACCCGCCGCGTGTCGTTCCTGCCCAAGTACGGCAGCGAGCCGGTGGCCGTGGATGTCCGCTACCTCTGGTGCGGCGCGCCCCACGCCCCCACGGTCGCCGTGCAGGGTGGCATCTCGGCCACCCGCGACGTCTGCGCCGGCCGCGATCGCCAGGGCTGGTGGCAGGAGCTGGTCGGCCCCGGTTCGGCCGTCGACCTGGAGCATTGCCGGGTGCTTTCGATCGACTGGCTGGTGCCCGACGATGTCGAAGGCATCGATTCCATCTCCAGCGAGGACCAGGCCGCGGCGCTTGCCGCGCTGGTGGACGAACTCGGCATCGGTCGCCTGCATGCCTTCGTGGGCTCGTCGTACGGCGCCATGACGGGCCTGGCTTTCGCGGCCAACCACCCGGACAAGGTCGGTGCGCTGGTGTTGCTCGCCGGTGCCCATCGTCCGCACCCGCTGTCGACGGCGCAGCGCTCCGTGCAGCGCGGCATCGTCCGGCTTGGCATCGAGTCGGGCCGCACCGACGAAGCGCTGGCGCTGGCTCGCCAGCTGGCGATGACCACCTACCGCGGCAGCGAGGAATTCTCCCGTCGCTTCGCCGCCGGCCCGGAACTGCGCGATGGCCGCTTCTATTTTCCGGTGGAGGATTACCTGGAGCACGCAGGCCGCCGTTTCGTCGAGCGCTTCGATCCGCTGCGTTTCCTCGCGCTGTCCGAATCGATCGACCTGCACGACATCGCCCCGGAGCGTGTCCACGCACCGACCACCCTGGTCGGCTTCCCGTCCGACCGTCTCGTGCCGCTGTCCGACCTGTGCGAATTGCAGCGTCGCATCGGCGGTACCGCCACCCTCGAAGTCGTGGATTCGCCGTATGGCCACGACGCCTTCCTCAAAGAAACCGTGCAGCTCGCCCCCGTGCTGCGTCACGCACTCAACGACTGTCGCGGAGACCGCTAA
- the metB gene encoding cystathionine gamma-synthase, which produces MTRETRLCTRAVRAGIESDTQHGAVVPPLHLSTNYAFEGFGRKRAYDYSRSGNPTRDLLAEALTELEEGAGAVVTNTGMSAVALALELVPAGGLVIASHDCYGGTWRLLDAWAKKGRFSVRFVNFNDPTALADGLAAKPALVWIETPSNPLLRITDVRHVAQAAHAVGALVLVDNTFLSPALQQPLKLGADVVLHSTTKYINGHSDVVGGAVIAADPAVAEQLKWWGNCNGQTGSPFDSFLTLRGVRTLAVRLRAHEENARRVADRLEGHEAVERIYYPGLASHPGHALAQRQQKGFGAMLSFELAGGDAAIEAFVDGLQYFSLAESLGGVESLVAHPATMTHAAMAPEARRTAGIADNLLRLSIGIEDGDDLIDDLEAGLTRAVAVTKASSKRKVGA; this is translated from the coding sequence ATGACTCGTGAAACCCGCCTGTGTACCCGCGCCGTTCGCGCCGGCATTGAATCCGACACCCAGCATGGCGCCGTCGTGCCGCCGCTGCACCTGTCCACCAACTATGCCTTCGAAGGATTCGGTCGCAAGCGCGCCTACGACTACTCGCGCAGTGGCAACCCGACCCGCGACCTGCTCGCCGAAGCGCTGACCGAGCTGGAAGAAGGCGCCGGTGCCGTGGTCACCAACACCGGTATGTCCGCGGTCGCGCTTGCGCTCGAGCTGGTCCCCGCGGGTGGCCTCGTGATCGCTTCGCACGATTGCTATGGCGGGACCTGGCGCCTGCTCGATGCATGGGCGAAGAAGGGCCGCTTCAGCGTCCGCTTCGTCAACTTCAACGATCCCACCGCGCTGGCCGATGGCCTGGCCGCGAAGCCGGCCCTGGTCTGGATCGAAACGCCGTCGAACCCGCTGCTGCGTATCACCGACGTGCGCCACGTGGCCCAGGCAGCGCATGCCGTCGGCGCGCTGGTGCTGGTCGACAACACCTTCCTGTCGCCGGCCTTGCAGCAGCCGCTGAAGCTCGGCGCCGACGTGGTGCTGCATTCCACCACCAAGTACATCAATGGCCACAGCGACGTGGTCGGTGGTGCGGTGATCGCTGCCGATCCGGCCGTGGCCGAGCAGCTGAAGTGGTGGGGCAACTGCAACGGCCAGACCGGCTCGCCGTTCGACAGCTTCCTCACCCTGCGCGGCGTGCGTACGCTCGCCGTCCGCCTGCGCGCCCATGAAGAGAATGCACGTCGCGTCGCCGACCGCCTCGAAGGACACGAAGCCGTTGAGCGGATCTACTACCCGGGGCTGGCCTCGCACCCGGGCCATGCACTGGCGCAGCGCCAGCAGAAGGGCTTCGGCGCGATGCTGAGTTTCGAGCTTGCCGGTGGCGATGCCGCGATCGAAGCGTTCGTCGACGGGCTGCAGTACTTCTCGCTTGCCGAGTCGCTGGGCGGCGTGGAAAGCCTGGTGGCGCACCCGGCCACGATGACCCATGCGGCGATGGCGCCGGAAGCACGTCGGACGGCCGGCATCGCCGACAACCTGCTGCGCCTGTCGATCGGTATCGAAGACGGCGACGACCTGATCGACGACCTGGAAGCGGGCCTGACGCGTGCCGTGGCGGTCACCAAGGCTTCGTCGAAACGCAAGGTCGGCGCATGA
- a CDS encoding HAMP domain-containing histidine kinase, producing MSRRPFSLKTRLIVQPLILQFLTLVASAGVLVLLILHSSVNGMYADDVLVHVAAKAIVRDAQGHAVVRETPALDELRKDSTDLWFAAKLDDGSYVTYGTVPDALRPLLPHLDAFTSADFRGKSAPYTTSAVVRHATGPAGNMMIAAHGIVRPLTLLIALASNLIAVPLFLALALVSIVATPWIVRRALAGVVRTAREAENIKVGSQGIRLPEDQLPREITPLVRAVNDALGRLDDGHEQQRRFIASAAHELRTPIAILRMKVEASSDPALRGLAADVSRLSTLSEQLLDLHRLENGAPFEAIDPAAIARRVAADLAPLLIAADKSIEVVTHRPAPISGNAGAIERVLTNLIQNAVEHGGKQITVRVEGSTIEVEDNGAGIPADERERVFEAFHRLRPRSSGTGLGLHLVQQVMSHHKGHASILDASDGGTLVRVTFPPAPSLRAPAHPPTTPAP from the coding sequence ATGAGCCGGCGCCCGTTCTCGCTGAAGACGCGCCTCATCGTCCAGCCGCTCATCCTGCAGTTCCTCACCCTGGTGGCCTCGGCCGGCGTGCTGGTACTGCTGATCCTGCATTCGAGCGTGAATGGCATGTATGCCGACGACGTGCTCGTGCACGTGGCGGCGAAGGCCATCGTCCGCGACGCGCAAGGACACGCCGTCGTCCGCGAGACGCCCGCACTGGACGAGCTGCGCAAGGACTCCACCGACCTGTGGTTCGCCGCGAAACTGGACGACGGATCGTACGTCACCTACGGCACGGTACCCGACGCACTTCGCCCCCTACTGCCCCACCTCGATGCCTTCACGTCCGCGGATTTCCGCGGCAAGTCGGCGCCCTACACGACGTCCGCCGTCGTCCGGCACGCGACAGGGCCGGCCGGCAACATGATGATCGCCGCGCACGGCATCGTGCGGCCGCTCACGCTGCTGATCGCGCTCGCATCCAACCTCATCGCCGTTCCGCTGTTCCTCGCCCTCGCGCTGGTTTCCATCGTCGCGACACCGTGGATCGTCCGTCGCGCACTGGCAGGCGTCGTACGCACGGCGCGCGAGGCCGAGAACATCAAGGTGGGAAGCCAGGGCATCCGCCTGCCGGAAGACCAGCTGCCGCGGGAGATCACGCCACTGGTTCGCGCGGTGAACGATGCGCTCGGCCGACTCGACGACGGCCATGAGCAACAACGCCGGTTCATCGCCTCCGCCGCGCATGAACTGCGCACGCCCATCGCCATCCTGCGGATGAAGGTCGAAGCAAGCAGCGATCCCGCCTTGCGCGGCCTTGCGGCGGATGTGTCGCGCCTGTCCACGCTATCCGAACAGCTGCTCGACCTGCATCGGCTCGAGAACGGTGCGCCGTTCGAAGCGATCGATCCCGCCGCCATCGCCCGTCGTGTCGCCGCCGACCTCGCCCCGCTGCTCATCGCCGCGGACAAATCCATCGAAGTCGTGACCCACCGGCCTGCGCCGATCAGCGGCAACGCCGGTGCCATCGAACGCGTGCTCACCAACCTGATCCAGAACGCGGTCGAACACGGCGGCAAGCAGATCACCGTGCGCGTCGAAGGCAGCACGATCGAGGTCGAAGACAACGGCGCGGGCATTCCCGCCGACGAACGCGAGCGGGTGTTCGAAGCTTTCCATCGACTGCGCCCGCGCTCCTCGGGTACCGGCCTGGGCCTTCACCTCGTGCAACAGGTGATGTCACACCACAAGGGCCACGCCAGCATCCTCGATGCCAGCGACGGCGGCACCCTGGTCCGCGTCACCTTTCCGCCGGCGCCCTCGCTCAGAGCCCCAGCACATCCCCCAACAACGCCTGCGCCGTGA
- a CDS encoding response regulator transcription factor: MRILLVEDEVEFAGAMRGVLEREQFIVDWVDSVALASEAIRARAHQLVLLDRTLPDGDGLGLIPVLRAHCPGVAIIVLSARGELTDRVAGLDTGADDYLVKPFELEELFARIRAIQRRPNELAADEVTVGHLVFDLAHGEASIRGQRLDLPRREIRVLAALLRRRGRTVLRESLEEAVYGFDDEIQSNSLDSHVSRLRRKLADAEAGVEIHVIRGVGYLLKATP; encoded by the coding sequence ATGAGAATCTTGCTGGTCGAGGACGAGGTCGAATTCGCCGGCGCCATGCGCGGCGTGCTCGAGCGCGAGCAATTCATCGTCGACTGGGTCGATAGCGTGGCGCTCGCCAGCGAAGCGATCCGCGCGCGTGCACACCAGCTGGTGCTCCTGGACCGCACGCTTCCCGACGGCGACGGCCTCGGCCTGATCCCCGTGCTACGCGCCCACTGCCCGGGCGTAGCCATCATCGTGTTGAGCGCGCGCGGTGAACTGACCGACCGCGTCGCCGGCCTCGATACCGGTGCCGACGACTACCTGGTCAAGCCGTTCGAGCTGGAAGAGCTGTTCGCCCGCATCCGCGCGATACAACGCCGGCCCAACGAACTGGCCGCCGACGAAGTCACCGTGGGACATCTCGTCTTCGACCTCGCCCACGGCGAGGCCAGCATCCGTGGCCAGCGCCTGGACCTGCCGCGTCGCGAGATCCGCGTCCTGGCCGCCCTGCTCCGCCGACGCGGCCGCACCGTGCTGCGCGAATCGCTGGAGGAGGCCGTTTATGGTTTCGACGACGAGATCCAGTCCAACAGCCTGGACTCGCATGTGTCGCGCCTGCGCCGCAAGCTCGCCGACGCCGAGGCAGGGGTCGAGATCCACGTTATCCGCGGGGTCGGCTATCTGTTGAAGGCGACGCCATGA
- a CDS encoding EF-hand domain-containing protein — MFKSMLFAASLAIPVAAGAATTDPRQATIDRNFAAMDTNHDGKIDKAEYAAFQTARFDRQAQSVDGAFNELDTNKDGKISKAEAAAVPAIATYFDALDINKDGSLSREEMQKAIVAAQTAEAADTPAAK; from the coding sequence ATGTTCAAGAGCATGCTTTTCGCGGCCTCGCTGGCCATTCCCGTAGCCGCCGGTGCCGCCACCACGGATCCGCGCCAGGCGACCATCGACAGGAATTTCGCCGCCATGGATACCAATCACGACGGCAAGATCGACAAGGCCGAATACGCGGCGTTCCAGACCGCTCGCTTCGACCGCCAGGCGCAGTCGGTCGACGGTGCATTCAACGAACTGGACACGAACAAGGACGGCAAGATCAGCAAGGCGGAAGCCGCCGCCGTCCCCGCCATCGCGACCTACTTCGATGCGCTCGACATCAACAAGGACGGCTCGCTGTCGCGCGAGGAAATGCAGAAGGCGATTGTCGCCGCGCAGACCGCCGAGGCAGCTGATACGCCTGCTGCGAAGTAG
- a CDS encoding DUF4279 domain-containing protein, which yields MEQDDIPMTVTVSLRATAPAGDLGSLAMALSLPASAQWQAGEARTTPRGTPLEGIRTESYIALKILPTERAWLSDAIGRCLDMLEPHRQRLDEFRANGVDLELFVGWFLERSGGESLRPAMMQRLADLGLSLSLDIYPAVPA from the coding sequence ATGGAGCAGGACGATATCCCGATGACGGTCACGGTGTCGCTTCGGGCCACGGCCCCGGCTGGTGACCTCGGCAGCCTGGCGATGGCCTTATCCCTGCCCGCTTCCGCCCAGTGGCAGGCTGGAGAAGCCCGGACGACGCCGCGCGGAACGCCGCTGGAGGGCATCCGCACCGAGTCGTACATCGCCCTGAAGATCTTGCCGACCGAACGCGCCTGGCTCTCCGACGCGATCGGTCGATGCCTGGACATGCTGGAACCGCATCGGCAGCGCCTCGACGAATTCCGTGCCAACGGCGTGGATCTCGAACTCTTCGTTGGATGGTTCCTTGAACGCAGCGGCGGCGAATCGCTGAGACCGGCAATGATGCAACGATTGGCCGACCTCGGCCTCTCGCTATCGCTCGATATCTATCCGGCCGTGCCCGCGTAG
- a CDS encoding APC family permease — protein sequence MSHHHIRRDVGAFALMLTGLGSIIGSGWLFGAWHAAQLAGPGAVYAWIIGAVIILFIALTYAELGAMFPESGGMVRYGHYSHGSLVGFIAGWANWIAIVSVIPVEAEASVQYMASWPWEWAQWTKELYYVAPGADHGELTHPGLAIAAVLVMVYFFLNFWSVKLFAKSNTAITVFKLVVPAATGIALMYTSYNPGNFNIGAHGGTHAIDISSILTAVAISGIVFSFNGFQSPVNLAGEARNPGRSVPFAVIGSILLATVVYVLLQVAFIGAVPPDQLGKGWAGLQYASPFAQLATALMINWMAILLYADAFVSPSGTGATYTATTARMIYAMERNGQLPKIFGHINPRFGIPRPAMWLNLVVSFIFLFFFRGWGTLAAVISVSTIISYLTGPVSVMTLRRTAPELKRPLRIAALPVLAALAFIFATELLYWAKWPLTGEIILLMVVALPIYFYYTAKSGWEDFQRHLKGAWWLIVYLPVIAAISWAGSKTFGGHDYIPYGWDLALVAVFGTVFYFWGVASGWRTPMVEAARFHHEEGDGSEPVLPPSADEADRATGRH from the coding sequence ATGTCCCATCACCATATTCGCCGCGATGTCGGCGCCTTCGCCCTGATGCTTACCGGCCTGGGCTCGATCATCGGCTCAGGCTGGCTGTTCGGCGCCTGGCATGCCGCCCAGCTTGCCGGCCCCGGCGCCGTCTACGCCTGGATCATCGGCGCCGTCATCATCCTGTTCATCGCCCTCACCTACGCGGAACTGGGCGCGATGTTCCCGGAATCCGGCGGCATGGTGCGCTACGGCCACTATTCGCATGGCTCGCTGGTCGGCTTCATCGCCGGCTGGGCCAACTGGATCGCGATCGTCTCGGTGATCCCGGTCGAAGCCGAGGCTTCGGTCCAGTACATGGCCTCCTGGCCGTGGGAATGGGCCCAGTGGACCAAGGAGCTGTACTACGTCGCGCCGGGCGCCGACCATGGCGAACTGACCCATCCGGGCCTGGCCATCGCCGCCGTCCTGGTCATGGTGTATTTCTTCCTGAACTTCTGGAGCGTGAAGCTGTTCGCCAAGAGCAACACGGCGATCACCGTCTTCAAGCTCGTCGTGCCGGCGGCCACCGGCATCGCGCTGATGTACACCAGCTACAACCCGGGTAACTTCAACATCGGCGCGCATGGCGGCACGCACGCGATCGACATCTCGTCGATCCTCACCGCCGTGGCGATCTCGGGCATCGTCTTCAGCTTCAACGGCTTCCAGAGCCCGGTGAACCTCGCCGGCGAAGCACGCAACCCGGGCCGCAGCGTGCCGTTCGCGGTGATCGGTTCGATCCTGCTGGCCACCGTGGTCTACGTGCTGCTCCAGGTCGCCTTCATCGGCGCGGTGCCGCCCGACCAGCTCGGCAAGGGCTGGGCCGGCCTGCAGTACGCCTCGCCGTTCGCCCAGCTCGCCACGGCGCTGATGATCAACTGGATGGCGATCCTGCTCTATGCCGACGCCTTCGTCAGCCCGAGCGGCACCGGTGCCACCTACACCGCCACCACCGCGCGCATGATCTACGCGATGGAGCGCAACGGGCAGCTGCCGAAGATCTTCGGCCACATCAACCCACGCTTCGGCATCCCGCGTCCGGCGATGTGGCTCAACCTCGTGGTGAGCTTCATCTTCCTGTTCTTCTTCCGCGGCTGGGGCACGCTGGCGGCGGTGATCTCGGTCTCGACGATCATTTCCTACCTCACCGGCCCGGTGAGCGTGATGACCCTGCGTCGCACCGCGCCCGAACTGAAGCGCCCGCTGCGCATCGCCGCCCTGCCGGTCCTCGCCGCGCTGGCCTTCATCTTCGCCACCGAGCTGCTGTACTGGGCGAAGTGGCCGCTCACCGGCGAAATCATCCTGCTGATGGTCGTCGCGTTGCCGATCTACTTCTACTACACCGCCAAGAGCGGCTGGGAAGACTTCCAGCGCCACCTGAAGGGTGCGTGGTGGCTGATCGTCTACCTGCCCGTCATCGCCGCGATCTCGTGGGCCGGCAGCAAGACCTTCGGTGGCCACGATTACATCCCGTATGGCTGGGACCTCGCCCTCGTTGCCGTCTTCGGCACGGTGTTCTACTTCTGGGGCGTCGCTTCCGGCTGGCGCACCCCGATGGTCGAGGCCGCGCGCTTCCACCACGAGGAAGGCGACGGCAGCGAGCCGGTGTTGCCGCCCAGCGCGGATGAAGCCGACCGGGCGACCGGCCGCCACTGA
- a CDS encoding L-serine ammonia-lyase, with protein sequence MAVSVFDLFKIGIGPSSSHTVGPMRAGARFAEHWLEEKGVLERVARVRCELFGSLAMTGRGHGTDKAVLLGFEGEWPDRVDPDSIPATLERIRASKRIRILGRHEIAFDEKADLVFNKRQKLPFHTNGMRFSAYDAAGNELATRDYYSVGGGFVVNPDEAAEDRIVADTSEQPFPFSTGDQLLALCAEHQLSIAELMMHNESIWRPEAETRAGLLKIWKAMQDCVARGLRSPGVLPGGLKVNRRAPAMAAELRGQPEAALRDPLTILDWVNLYALAVNEENAAGGSVVTAPTNGAAGIVPAVLHYYRHFCPNASEDGVITFLLTAGAIGILYKENASISGAEVGCQGEVGVACSMAAGGLAATLGGSVTQVENAAEIGMEHNLGLTCDPIGGLVQIPCIERNAMGAVKAINASRMALKSDGKHHVSLDKVIATMRDTGRDMKDKYKETSRGGLAVNVIEC encoded by the coding sequence TGGAGGAGAAAGGCGTGCTCGAACGCGTGGCGCGGGTGCGCTGCGAACTGTTCGGTTCGCTGGCGATGACCGGCCGCGGCCACGGCACCGACAAGGCCGTCCTGCTCGGCTTCGAAGGCGAATGGCCCGACCGCGTCGATCCGGACAGCATCCCGGCCACGCTGGAGCGCATCCGCGCCAGCAAGCGCATCCGCATCCTCGGCCGGCACGAGATCGCCTTCGACGAAAAAGCCGACCTGGTCTTCAACAAACGCCAGAAGCTCCCGTTCCACACCAACGGCATGCGCTTCTCCGCGTACGACGCTGCCGGCAACGAGCTGGCCACCCGCGACTATTACTCGGTCGGCGGTGGCTTCGTAGTCAACCCGGACGAGGCGGCGGAAGACCGCATCGTGGCCGATACCAGCGAGCAGCCCTTCCCGTTCTCCACCGGCGACCAGCTGCTGGCGCTGTGCGCCGAACACCAGCTCAGCATCGCCGAGCTGATGATGCACAACGAAAGCATCTGGCGCCCGGAAGCGGAAACGCGCGCCGGCCTGCTGAAGATCTGGAAAGCGATGCAGGATTGCGTGGCACGCGGCCTGCGTTCGCCGGGCGTGCTTCCCGGCGGGCTGAAGGTGAATCGCCGCGCACCGGCCATGGCCGCCGAACTGCGTGGCCAGCCCGAAGCCGCCCTGCGCGATCCGCTGACCATCCTCGACTGGGTGAACCTGTACGCGCTGGCGGTCAACGAAGAGAACGCCGCCGGTGGCAGCGTGGTGACCGCGCCGACCAACGGCGCGGCCGGCATCGTCCCCGCCGTGCTGCACTATTACCGGCATTTCTGCCCGAACGCCTCGGAAGATGGCGTCATCACCTTCCTGCTCACCGCGGGCGCCATCGGTATCCTCTACAAGGAAAACGCCTCGATCTCCGGTGCCGAGGTGGGTTGCCAGGGCGAGGTCGGCGTCGCCTGCTCGATGGCCGCCGGTGGCCTCGCCGCGACACTGGGCGGCAGTGTCACCCAGGTGGAGAACGCCGCCGAGATCGGCATGGAGCACAACCTGGGCCTCACCTGCGATCCGATCGGCGGCCTCGTGCAGATCCCCTGCATCGAGCGCAACGCGATGGGCGCGGTGAAGGCGATCAACGCCAGCCGCATGGCGCTCAAGAGCGACGGCAAGCACCACGTGTCGCTGGACAAGGTCATCGCCACCATGCGCGACACCGGCCGCGACATGAAGGACAAGTACAAGGAAACCTCGCGCGGCGGGTTGGCGGTGAACGTTATCGAGTGCTGA